The genomic segment GGAACTTCACATTTCCTGGGACAAAACTTCGCCAAGGCTTTCGATGTAAAATTTGCCACTAAAGAAGGAAACCTTGATTATGTATGGGCTACCTCCTGGGGGGTATCTACCCGTCTGATGGGGGCATTAATTATGGCTCATTCGGATGATAACGGCCTGGTACTGCCACCTAAACTGGCTCCTATACACGCAGTTATTGTTCCGATATATCAAAAACCGGAACAACTACCGATCCTGGAAGAAAAAATCCTGCCCCTGAAGAAAGAACTGGAAGCAAAAGGCCTTACTGTAAAGTTCGACGACAGGGACACCGTGAAACCGGGTTTCAAGTTCGCCGAACATGAACTAAAAGGAATACCTGTGCGTATCGCTATAGGTCCACGTGATGTAGAAAACGGCACGGTAGAAATTGCCCGCCGTGATACGCTTGAAAAGAACACCTATCCGATCAATGAAGCAGCAGAAATCGTCGCCAGGCTGATGGATGAGATCCAGGAAAATATATACAAAAAAGCATTGGACTTTAGGGAAACCAACACATACAAAGTTGATTCCTATGATGAATTCAAAGCTATTCTGGAAAAAGGAGGGTTCATCATGGCTCACTGGGATGGTACGCCGGAAACGGAGGAACTCATTAAGGAGGAAACCAAAGCTACTATCCGCTGTATTCCTTTTGATGCACCGGAAGAAGTAGGTAAATGCATCCGTACGGGAAAACCGTCGACTAAAAGGGTATTATTTGCAAGAGCCTATTAAAACCGGCTTTCACTTATTTTTCATATAAATCGGCGAGTTCTATTATCT from the Bacteroidales bacterium genome contains:
- the proS gene encoding proline--tRNA ligase, which gives rise to MAKGVTSREENYSQWYNELVVKADLADNSAVRGCMVIKPYGYAIWEKMRDQLDKMFKETGHVNAYFPLFIPKSFFSKEASHVEGFAKECAVVTHYRLKNSPDGKGIVVDDDAKLEEELIVRPTSETIIWNTYKNWIQSYRDLPILVNQWANVVRWEMRTRLFLRTAEFLWQEGHTAHATEAEALEETERMINVYADFAENYMAVPVIKGAKTANERFAGALETYSIEAMMQDGKALQSGTSHFLGQNFAKAFDVKFATKEGNLDYVWATSWGVSTRLMGALIMAHSDDNGLVLPPKLAPIHAVIVPIYQKPEQLPILEEKILPLKKELEAKGLTVKFDDRDTVKPGFKFAEHELKGIPVRIAIGPRDVENGTVEIARRDTLEKNTYPINEAAEIVARLMDEIQENIYKKALDFRETNTYKVDSYDEFKAILEKGGFIMAHWDGTPETEELIKEETKATIRCIPFDAPEEVGKCIRTGKPSTKRVLFARAY